A single window of Streptomyces xanthii DNA harbors:
- a CDS encoding beta propeller repeat protein produces MAALAAVLGLLTACDGGTAAPRRSPGAERASVTWEFAHVAPFRGRYADLAVLAEDDIWAVGVEHNSTSGGQLWHYDGKKWSRQKLPEALGASENPPALEEVGDGVVWLRPNAYAPAYGLVQEPPTGPNRWARWDGTRWSSVPAPPPGAIADFEAAGPDDIWVLDGTRVARHWDGGRWTSTRLPLDTTDLAVAGPGDAWAVGSRGSGPGTEAHGDGTYSQPASAHWDGTAWKPVETPQARFAEPLPPEAGASLDGVVALGGGEIRAHGVNTFNHGEVEDEPGDQYLRLRWTGTAWSAVPPAPGGCALRVPVGRDDEGGLLLDGNWYLTRGGRCLKITRDRLPLSSGARRTSHQSLWLLEVHRAPGTDTWYGAGHVQVNQSGDPFGAPVVVRLKRRGLPG; encoded by the coding sequence GTGGCCGCGCTGGCCGCCGTGCTCGGACTGCTCACGGCGTGCGACGGCGGCACGGCCGCGCCCCGGCGGTCGCCGGGCGCCGAACGGGCCTCGGTCACCTGGGAGTTCGCGCACGTCGCGCCCTTCCGGGGCCGGTACGCCGACCTCGCCGTGCTCGCGGAGGACGACATCTGGGCGGTGGGCGTCGAGCACAACAGCACGTCCGGCGGCCAGTTGTGGCACTACGACGGGAAGAAGTGGTCCCGGCAGAAGCTGCCCGAGGCCCTCGGCGCCTCGGAGAACCCGCCCGCGCTCGAAGAGGTCGGCGACGGGGTCGTCTGGCTGCGCCCCAACGCGTACGCGCCCGCCTACGGACTCGTCCAGGAACCGCCCACCGGGCCGAACCGCTGGGCCCGCTGGGACGGCACCCGCTGGTCCTCCGTACCCGCCCCGCCGCCCGGCGCCATCGCCGACTTCGAGGCCGCCGGGCCCGACGACATCTGGGTCCTCGACGGCACCCGCGTCGCCCGGCACTGGGACGGCGGCCGCTGGACGTCGACCCGGCTCCCGCTGGACACGACGGACCTCGCGGTCGCCGGGCCAGGCGACGCCTGGGCGGTCGGCTCGCGCGGCAGCGGTCCCGGCACCGAGGCGCACGGGGACGGCACGTACAGCCAGCCCGCGTCGGCGCACTGGGACGGCACCGCCTGGAAGCCGGTCGAGACCCCGCAGGCCCGCTTCGCCGAACCGCTCCCGCCCGAGGCCGGCGCCTCCCTGGACGGCGTCGTCGCGCTCGGCGGCGGCGAGATCCGCGCCCACGGCGTGAACACCTTCAACCACGGAGAGGTCGAGGACGAGCCCGGCGACCAGTACCTCCGGCTGCGCTGGACCGGCACGGCCTGGAGCGCCGTGCCGCCCGCGCCCGGCGGCTGCGCCCTGCGCGTCCCCGTCGGGCGGGACGACGAGGGAGGGCTGCTGCTCGACGGCAACTGGTACCTGACCCGCGGCGGCCGCTGCCTCAAGATCACCCGCGACCGGCTGCCCCTGTCCAGCGGCGCCCGCAGGACCTCCCACCAGTCCCTGTGGCTGCTGGAGGTCCACCGGGCGCCCGGCACCGACACCTGGTACGGAGCGGGCCACGTCCAGGTCAACCAGTCCGGCGACCCCTTCGGTGCCCCGGTCGTGGTCCGCCTGAAACGCCGGGGCCTGCCCGGCTGA
- a CDS encoding DUF6314 family protein, whose product MIENWPVADALAFLAGKWDVERTVRDLSAQVTGRFAGTTDFVPAADGEGGLRHVESGAFTWRGVERPAERTLFFRPGDEPGTAVVHFADGRFFHGLDLRTGSHVADHPCAADLYRGTFTVTGRDRWWSEWNVRGPAKNLVIKTYYRRAADSSAPAAR is encoded by the coding sequence GTGATCGAGAACTGGCCGGTGGCCGACGCGCTCGCGTTTCTGGCCGGGAAGTGGGACGTCGAGCGGACCGTGCGGGATCTGTCGGCGCAGGTCACGGGGCGGTTCGCCGGTACGACGGACTTCGTTCCGGCGGCGGACGGCGAGGGCGGGCTGCGGCACGTCGAGTCCGGCGCGTTCACCTGGCGCGGGGTCGAGCGGCCCGCCGAGCGCACGCTCTTCTTCCGGCCTGGTGACGAGCCCGGCACGGCCGTGGTGCACTTCGCGGACGGCCGCTTCTTCCACGGCCTCGACCTGCGCACGGGCAGCCATGTCGCGGACCATCCGTGCGCGGCGGACCTCTACCGGGGCACGTTCACGGTGACCGGCCGGGACCGGTGGTGGTCGGAGTGGAACGTCCGGGGCCCGGCGAAGAACCTGGTCATCAAGACGTACTACCGCCGAGCCGCAGACTCCAGCGCCCCGGCTGCCCGCTGA
- the argJ gene encoding bifunctional glutamate N-acetyltransferase/amino-acid acetyltransferase ArgJ — protein sequence MSVTAAKGFQAAGIAAGIKESGNPDLALVVNRGPRLAAAGVFTSNRVKAAPVLWSEQVLKGGLVSAVVLNSGGANACTGPKGFQDTHATAEKAAEVLGLNAGEVAVASTGLIGVLLPMDKLLPGVETAAAQLSEHGGEKAAIAIKTTDTVHKTAVYQGDGWTVGGMAKGAGMLAPGLATMLVVLTTDADLDSEVLGRALRDATRVTFDRVDSDGCMSTNDTVLLLASGAAEVTPEYAEFAEAVRTVCDDLGRQLIGDAEGASKDIKIEVINAASEDDAVEVGRSIARNNLLKCAIHGEDPNWGRVLSAIGTTSAAFEPDRLNVAINGVWVCKNGGVGEDRDQVDMRFREVVVTADLAAGTETATIWTNDLTADYVHENSAYSS from the coding sequence GTGAGTGTGACGGCAGCCAAGGGATTCCAGGCCGCGGGCATCGCCGCCGGAATCAAGGAGAGCGGGAACCCGGACCTGGCCCTCGTGGTCAACCGCGGCCCCCGTCTCGCGGCCGCGGGCGTCTTCACCTCCAACCGCGTCAAGGCCGCCCCGGTCCTGTGGTCCGAGCAGGTCCTCAAGGGCGGACTCGTGTCCGCCGTCGTCCTCAACTCCGGTGGCGCCAACGCGTGCACGGGCCCCAAGGGCTTCCAGGACACGCACGCCACCGCCGAGAAGGCCGCCGAGGTCCTCGGGCTGAACGCGGGAGAGGTCGCCGTGGCCTCCACCGGCCTCATCGGCGTCCTGCTCCCCATGGACAAGCTGCTGCCCGGCGTCGAGACCGCCGCCGCCCAGCTGTCCGAGCACGGCGGCGAGAAGGCCGCCATCGCCATCAAGACCACCGACACCGTGCACAAGACCGCGGTGTACCAGGGCGACGGCTGGACCGTCGGCGGCATGGCCAAGGGCGCGGGCATGCTCGCCCCCGGCCTCGCCACCATGCTCGTCGTCCTCACCACCGACGCCGACCTCGACAGCGAGGTCCTCGGCAGGGCGCTGCGCGACGCCACCCGCGTCACCTTCGACCGCGTCGACTCCGACGGCTGCATGTCGACGAACGACACGGTGCTGCTCCTCGCCTCCGGCGCCGCCGAAGTCACCCCCGAGTACGCCGAGTTCGCCGAGGCCGTCCGCACTGTGTGCGACGACCTGGGCCGGCAGCTCATCGGTGACGCCGAGGGCGCCAGCAAGGACATCAAGATCGAGGTGATCAACGCGGCGAGCGAGGACGACGCCGTCGAGGTCGGCCGCTCCATCGCGCGCAACAACCTCCTCAAGTGCGCCATCCACGGCGAGGACCCCAACTGGGGCCGCGTCCTGTCCGCGATCGGCACCACGTCCGCCGCCTTCGAGCCCGACCGCCTCAACGTCGCGATCAACGGCGTGTGGGTCTGCAAGAACGGCGGCGTGGGCGAGGACCGCGACCAGGTCGACATGCGCTTCCGCGAGGTCGTCGTCACGGCGGACCTCGCCGCCGGCACCGAGACGGCGACGATCTGGACGAACGACCTGACCGCCGACTACGTCCACGAGAACAGCGCGTACTCGTCATGA
- a CDS encoding aminotransferase-like domain-containing protein, translated as MHERSSGDELAKWLRTELKRYSVGEKLPSSRALVDRFRVSPVTVSRALAQLAAEGLVVTRPGAGAFKAAPRATAPVGDTSWQEVALSAETAGEPVPRAVDASGVLVTLAASPPGVIEFNGGYLHQALQPTAAMAAALARAGRRPGAWNRPPVDGLPELRDWFARGVGGGVTAAEVLVTNGGQSALATALRALAPPGAPVLVESPTYPGMLAIARAAGLRPVPVPVDRDGVRPELLEQAFKATGARLFVCQPLFQNPTGAVLAPERRPEVLRIARAAGAFVVEDDFVRRLVHADAGPLPRPLASEDPDGVVVHVCSLTKATSPSLRIGCLAARGPVLERLRAIQVVDQLFVPGPLQEATLELVGSPAWPRHLRTVAAELKSRRDLLAAGIAERLPRLSVDHIPSGGYHLWARLPDGTDEQRLVASALRAGVAVPPGRPYFAAEPPAPYLRLSFVAVAGAAEITEGVRRLATAWDEP; from the coding sequence ATGCACGAGCGTAGCAGTGGGGATGAACTGGCGAAATGGCTGCGGACGGAGTTGAAGCGCTACTCCGTGGGTGAGAAGCTGCCGTCGAGCCGGGCTCTCGTCGACCGCTTCCGCGTCAGCCCCGTGACCGTCTCCCGGGCCCTCGCCCAGCTCGCCGCCGAGGGCCTCGTCGTGACCCGCCCGGGCGCCGGCGCGTTCAAGGCCGCACCCCGCGCCACCGCACCCGTGGGCGACACCTCCTGGCAGGAGGTCGCGCTGAGCGCCGAGACCGCGGGCGAGCCCGTACCGCGCGCGGTCGACGCGTCCGGCGTCCTCGTCACGCTCGCCGCCTCGCCGCCCGGCGTCATCGAGTTCAACGGCGGCTATCTGCACCAGGCCCTCCAGCCGACCGCCGCCATGGCCGCGGCCCTCGCCCGGGCCGGCCGCCGCCCCGGCGCGTGGAACCGGCCGCCCGTCGACGGACTCCCCGAACTGCGCGACTGGTTCGCCCGCGGCGTCGGCGGCGGCGTCACCGCCGCCGAGGTCCTCGTCACCAACGGCGGCCAGTCCGCGCTCGCCACCGCGCTGCGCGCCCTCGCCCCGCCCGGCGCCCCCGTCCTCGTCGAGTCGCCCACCTACCCCGGCATGCTCGCCATCGCCCGTGCCGCCGGGCTGCGCCCGGTGCCCGTCCCCGTCGACCGCGACGGCGTCCGCCCCGAACTGCTCGAACAGGCCTTCAAGGCGACCGGCGCCCGCCTCTTCGTCTGCCAGCCCCTGTTCCAGAACCCCACCGGCGCCGTCCTCGCCCCCGAGCGCCGCCCCGAGGTGCTGCGCATCGCCCGCGCCGCCGGGGCCTTCGTCGTCGAGGACGACTTCGTGCGCCGCCTCGTCCACGCCGACGCCGGACCGCTGCCCAGGCCGCTGGCCTCCGAGGACCCCGACGGCGTCGTCGTCCACGTCTGCTCCCTGACCAAGGCCACCTCGCCGAGCCTGCGCATCGGCTGCCTCGCCGCCCGCGGCCCCGTCCTGGAGCGGCTGCGCGCCATCCAGGTCGTCGACCAGCTCTTCGTGCCGGGCCCGCTGCAGGAGGCCACCCTCGAACTCGTCGGCTCCCCGGCCTGGCCACGCCATCTGCGTACCGTCGCCGCCGAGCTGAAGTCCCGGCGGGACCTCCTCGCCGCCGGGATCGCCGAGCGGCTGCCCCGGCTGTCCGTCGACCACATCCCCTCCGGCGGCTACCACCTGTGGGCCCGGCTCCCGGACGGCACCGACGAGCAGCGCCTCGTCGCGAGCGCCCTGCGGGCCGGCGTCGCCGTACCGCCGGGCCGCCCCTACTTCGCGGCCGAGCCGCCGGCCCCGTACCTGCGGCTCAGCTTCGTGGCCGTCGCCGGGGCCGCCGAGATCACCGAGGGCGTACGACGCCTCGCCACGGCCTGGGACGAACCCTGA
- the argC gene encoding N-acetyl-gamma-glutamyl-phosphate reductase encodes MAVRAAVAGASGYAGGEVLRLLLAHPEVEIGALTANTNAGQRLGALQPHLQPLADRVLQATTPEVLAGHDVVFLALPHGQSAAVAEQLGPDVLVVDMGADFRLKDAADWERFYGSPHAGTWPYGLPELPGGRAALEGSKRIAVPGCYPTAVSLALAPAYAAGLVEPEAVVVAASGTSGAGKALKPHLLGSEVMGNMTPYGVGGGHRHTPEMIQNLSAAAGERISVSFTPTLAPMPRGILATCSAKAKDGVTGDTVRAAYEKAYGDEPFVRLLPEGQWPATAAVYGSNAVQIQVAYDEAAGRVIVISAIDNLTKGTAGGAVQSMNIALGLDETTGLSTIGVAP; translated from the coding sequence ATGGCGGTACGCGCAGCGGTGGCGGGAGCGAGTGGATACGCGGGCGGCGAAGTCCTGCGTCTGCTGCTCGCCCACCCCGAGGTAGAGATCGGCGCCCTGACGGCGAACACGAACGCGGGGCAGCGACTGGGTGCCCTCCAGCCCCATCTCCAGCCACTGGCCGACCGCGTGCTGCAGGCGACCACCCCCGAGGTGCTCGCCGGGCACGACGTCGTCTTCCTGGCGCTCCCGCACGGCCAGTCCGCCGCCGTCGCCGAGCAGCTCGGCCCGGACGTGCTGGTGGTCGACATGGGCGCCGACTTCCGGCTCAAGGACGCCGCGGACTGGGAGAGGTTCTACGGCTCCCCGCACGCCGGCACCTGGCCCTACGGCCTTCCCGAACTGCCGGGCGGCCGCGCCGCGCTGGAGGGGTCCAAGCGCATCGCGGTGCCCGGTTGCTACCCGACCGCCGTCTCCCTCGCGCTCGCCCCGGCGTACGCGGCGGGCCTGGTCGAGCCCGAGGCCGTGGTCGTCGCGGCGTCCGGCACCTCCGGCGCCGGCAAGGCCCTCAAGCCCCACCTCCTCGGCAGCGAGGTCATGGGGAACATGACGCCGTACGGCGTCGGCGGCGGCCACCGGCACACCCCCGAGATGATCCAGAACCTGAGCGCGGCCGCGGGCGAGCGGATCTCCGTCTCGTTCACGCCGACGCTCGCGCCGATGCCCCGCGGCATCCTCGCCACGTGCAGCGCCAAGGCCAAGGACGGCGTCACCGGCGACACCGTGCGCGCCGCCTACGAGAAGGCGTACGGGGACGAGCCGTTCGTCCGGCTGCTCCCCGAGGGCCAGTGGCCCGCCACGGCCGCCGTGTACGGGTCGAACGCGGTGCAGATCCAGGTCGCGTACGACGAGGCCGCCGGCCGCGTCATCGTCATCAGCGCGATCGACAACCTGACCAAGGGCACCGCAGGCGGTGCCGTCCAGTCCATGAACATCGCCCTGGGTCTCGACGAGACCACCGGGCTCTCGACGATCGGAGTCGCGCCGTGA
- a CDS encoding histidine phosphatase family protein, with translation MQLSVTLLAAARSSSLLAERFDDDRPLDEAGWYEVQRVGPVLGALAAAELRYCSPTPRSRATGDALGLAPLVQPALRDCDMGRWRGRTLGEVTAVEPAAVDHWLRDPRSAPHGGEPLLAFISRVGTWLDTRPADDGTRMVAIAEPSVVRAALVYALKAPPSTYWNIDVRPLSTATVSGQPGRWSLRLGGSTS, from the coding sequence ATGCAGCTCAGCGTCACGCTCCTCGCCGCCGCGCGCAGCTCCTCCCTGCTCGCCGAGCGCTTCGACGACGACCGCCCGCTCGACGAGGCCGGCTGGTACGAGGTGCAGCGCGTGGGACCGGTGCTGGGAGCGCTCGCCGCGGCCGAGCTGCGCTACTGCTCACCGACCCCGCGCAGCCGGGCCACCGGCGACGCCCTCGGACTCGCCCCGCTCGTCCAGCCCGCCCTGCGCGACTGCGACATGGGGCGCTGGCGCGGCCGTACCCTCGGCGAGGTCACGGCCGTCGAACCGGCCGCCGTCGACCACTGGCTGCGCGACCCCCGCTCGGCCCCGCACGGCGGCGAACCGCTGCTCGCCTTCATCTCCCGGGTCGGCACCTGGCTGGACACCCGGCCCGCCGACGACGGCACCCGGATGGTCGCGATCGCCGAGCCGTCCGTGGTCCGCGCCGCGCTCGTCTACGCCCTGAAGGCGCCCCCGTCGACGTACTGGAACATCGACGTACGGCCGCTGTCGACGGCCACCGTCAGCGGGCAGCCGGGGCGCTGGAGTCTGCGGCTCGGCGGTAGTACGTCTTGA
- a CDS encoding protein kinase domain-containing protein: protein MAGTEKRSVKGDVVRGHRLSGRYELVEVIGAGGMGEVWRARDLQLDREVAVKVLKGGGDGSAEEAEALARFRREALVAAALDSPYVVAVHDHGVDGTRPYLVMALVAGRTVQEILRDEVRVSVADALEWTADVCRGLDVAHRAGVVHRDIKPANIMVSAESGVSRARIVDFGIARYVAYRAADPRLTHTGQLPFGSVQYMAPERFRDGAGDASADLYAVGCVLYELLVGRPPFVGDAAGVMFNHLNDVPLRPSRARAELTPVVDRLVLDLMAKEPGERPADAREALERVLAARPGTKPVPEPAPLEKAEPTPAPAPAPAPAPAVKKEPEDAVPAPKVPVPAPAAAPEPVKTPVSAWTPAPPAPRRSRRGPLLGVAAALLVLGVPTAIGLSAASDGEDGVVETGPDGPPPVATSTAPPGTYTIGLALDDNAAGATAKARERTVRAALDEARRRSKHKVPLEVVTVRDDQETAATFTDRHPSALALIGDIADLDDLEAGMPVVNVCRSRWAAEGGEYGVTAPETAAGRQAGRYLRGAFGMERVMDISELNWTASYAGEESFGLGLRASGLTADDTVDGRGTSTPDTAKFLNDLDRKRSQMVVVSDLPSHDDEDRIEKLAERETPLAVRDVYANACDTPQDRAMFDRHDAQLPDGSLRFRAFNDERQKPDCVDFPKLCSAPAEVRALLKHRGTAELYDTTLAVAAAVDRALGAERPAVGQLDMVRAELRTGLDDVEVDGLLGHYAFKDHRAQDRPVWVDRRVKGSWKQLGTVEGLTGGTS, encoded by the coding sequence GTGGCCGGGACCGAGAAGCGGTCGGTGAAGGGGGACGTGGTGCGGGGGCATCGGCTCAGCGGGCGGTACGAGCTCGTGGAGGTCATCGGCGCGGGCGGGATGGGCGAGGTCTGGCGGGCCCGGGACCTGCAGTTGGACCGGGAGGTCGCGGTCAAGGTCCTCAAGGGCGGCGGCGACGGGAGCGCGGAGGAGGCCGAGGCGCTGGCCAGGTTCCGGCGCGAGGCGCTGGTCGCGGCCGCGCTGGACAGTCCGTACGTCGTGGCGGTGCACGATCACGGGGTCGACGGGACGCGCCCGTACCTGGTGATGGCGCTGGTCGCCGGACGGACGGTGCAGGAGATCCTGCGCGACGAGGTGCGGGTGTCGGTCGCGGACGCGCTGGAGTGGACGGCGGACGTGTGCCGGGGCCTGGACGTGGCGCACCGCGCGGGCGTCGTGCACCGGGACATCAAGCCGGCCAACATCATGGTCTCCGCGGAGTCCGGGGTCTCGCGGGCCCGCATCGTGGACTTCGGGATCGCGCGCTACGTGGCCTACCGCGCCGCCGATCCCCGGCTGACGCACACGGGGCAGCTGCCGTTCGGGAGCGTGCAGTACATGGCGCCGGAGCGGTTCCGGGACGGGGCCGGGGACGCGAGCGCGGACCTGTACGCCGTAGGGTGCGTGCTGTACGAACTGCTCGTCGGGCGGCCGCCGTTCGTGGGCGACGCGGCGGGCGTGATGTTCAACCATCTCAACGACGTGCCGCTGCGGCCCAGCCGGGCGCGGGCCGAACTGACGCCCGTGGTCGACCGGTTGGTGCTCGATCTGATGGCGAAGGAGCCCGGGGAGCGGCCCGCCGACGCGCGGGAGGCGCTGGAGCGGGTGCTCGCGGCGCGGCCGGGTACGAAGCCGGTGCCTGAACCGGCGCCGCTGGAGAAGGCCGAGCCGACGCCCGCGCCTGCCCCTGCGCCCGCGCCCGCGCCTGCGGTGAAGAAGGAGCCGGAGGATGCCGTTCCGGCTCCGAAGGTCCCGGTACCCGCACCAGCAGCCGCCCCCGAGCCCGTGAAGACGCCGGTGAGCGCCTGGACGCCCGCTCCCCCGGCGCCCCGCCGCTCCCGCCGCGGTCCCCTCCTCGGCGTGGCCGCCGCGCTGCTCGTCCTCGGGGTGCCCACCGCGATCGGCCTCTCCGCCGCCTCGGACGGGGAGGACGGTGTCGTCGAGACCGGGCCCGACGGCCCTCCCCCGGTCGCCACGTCGACCGCGCCCCCGGGGACGTACACGATCGGACTCGCCCTGGACGACAACGCGGCGGGTGCCACGGCGAAGGCGCGCGAGCGGACCGTGCGGGCGGCCCTCGACGAGGCGCGCCGGCGCTCGAAGCACAAGGTGCCGCTGGAGGTCGTCACCGTACGGGACGACCAGGAGACGGCGGCGACCTTCACCGACCGGCACCCGTCGGCACTCGCCCTGATCGGTGACATCGCGGACCTCGACGACCTCGAGGCGGGCATGCCCGTCGTCAACGTGTGCCGGTCAAGATGGGCGGCGGAGGGCGGCGAGTACGGCGTCACCGCGCCCGAGACGGCGGCCGGGCGGCAGGCGGGGCGTTATCTGCGCGGTGCTTTCGGCATGGAGCGGGTGATGGACATATCCGAGCTGAACTGGACGGCGTCGTACGCGGGCGAGGAGTCGTTCGGTCTCGGCCTGCGGGCGTCCGGCCTCACGGCCGACGACACCGTCGACGGGCGGGGTACGAGCACCCCGGACACCGCGAAGTTCCTGAATGACCTGGACCGCAAGCGCTCGCAGATGGTCGTGGTGAGCGATCTGCCCTCGCACGACGACGAGGACCGGATCGAGAAGCTGGCCGAGCGCGAGACCCCGCTCGCGGTGCGCGACGTGTACGCGAACGCCTGCGACACCCCGCAGGACCGTGCCATGTTCGACCGGCACGACGCACAGCTCCCCGACGGCAGCCTGCGTTTCCGCGCGTTCAACGACGAGCGGCAGAAGCCCGACTGCGTGGACTTCCCGAAGCTGTGCTCGGCGCCCGCCGAGGTGCGCGCGCTGCTGAAGCACCGGGGCACGGCGGAGCTGTACGACACGACGCTGGCCGTCGCGGCGGCGGTGGACCGGGCGCTGGGCGCGGAGCGGCCCGCCGTCGGACAGCTCGACATGGTGCGGGCCGAACTGCGCACGGGCCTCGACGACGTGGAGGTGGACGGGCTGCTCGGGCACTACGCGTTCAAGGACCACCGCGCCCAGGACCGCCCCGTGTGGGTCGACCGGCGGGTGAAGGGCTCCTGGAAGCAGCTCGGCACGGTCGAGGGACTGACCGGCGGCACGTCCTGA
- a CDS encoding DMT family transporter: MRAENSAIAPSGVAVDTPAGGSADTSAGKPPGTSAEAQGGAGSGRGLLLAAAGVATFSLTFPGTAWGLEGFGPWSLVSLRVVLAALIAGGCLLALRTPVPRRRDWAGLAVVAGGCVLGFPMLTTLALETATTAHSAVVVGLLPLTTAAVSVLRTGARPPRAFWVAACAGAAAVLVFTVQQSGGSLGRADLYLFAALLVCAAGYAEGGRLASVMPGWQVIGWAVVLSLPLAVAGAALALPHEPVRLTAHSVAGLLWVSVGSLFLGMVVWYRGMALIGVPRASQLQLAQPLLTLVWSVTLLGEDLPVAAPVTAVVVLVCIAVTQRSGRRGSRKGRDA, translated from the coding sequence ATGAGAGCAGAGAATAGCGCTATCGCACCGAGCGGAGTAGCAGTCGACACCCCGGCGGGCGGCTCGGCGGACACGTCGGCGGGCAAACCCCCTGGCACCTCGGCAGAGGCCCAGGGCGGTGCCGGTTCAGGCCGCGGCCTGCTGCTCGCGGCCGCGGGGGTCGCGACGTTCTCGCTGACCTTCCCCGGTACGGCCTGGGGCCTGGAGGGGTTCGGACCCTGGTCGCTGGTGAGCCTGCGGGTGGTGCTCGCGGCACTGATCGCCGGCGGCTGTCTGCTGGCGCTGCGGACACCTGTGCCGCGCCGGCGCGACTGGGCGGGGCTCGCCGTGGTCGCGGGCGGCTGCGTGCTCGGCTTCCCGATGCTGACGACGCTGGCCCTGGAGACGGCGACGACCGCGCACTCCGCCGTCGTGGTCGGCCTGCTGCCGCTCACGACGGCCGCGGTGTCCGTGCTGCGGACGGGCGCCCGGCCGCCCCGCGCGTTCTGGGTCGCGGCCTGCGCGGGCGCCGCGGCGGTCCTCGTGTTCACGGTGCAGCAGAGCGGGGGCTCGCTCGGCCGCGCCGACCTGTACCTGTTCGCGGCCCTCCTGGTCTGCGCGGCCGGTTACGCGGAGGGCGGGCGGCTCGCGTCCGTGATGCCCGGCTGGCAGGTGATCGGCTGGGCCGTCGTCCTGTCGCTGCCGCTCGCCGTGGCGGGCGCGGCGCTCGCCCTGCCGCACGAGCCGGTGCGGCTGACGGCGCACAGCGTGGCGGGCCTGCTGTGGGTGTCGGTCGGCTCGCTCTTCCTCGGGATGGTCGTCTGGTACCGGGGCATGGCGCTGATCGGCGTCCCCCGCGCCAGCCAGCTGCAGCTGGCGCAGCCGCTGCTCACGCTGGTGTGGTCGGTGACGCTGCTCGGCGAGGACCTTCCGGTGGCGGCGCCGGTCACGGCGGTCGTGGTCCTGGTGTGCATCGCGGTGACACAGAGGTCCGGCCGACGGGGGTCCCGAAAGGGACGAGACGCCTAA
- a CDS encoding DUF1918 domain-containing protein translates to MQASEGDRLLVHGRVVGQHDKVAEIIEVLGGDGGPPFRVRFEDGHEAIVSPGPDCEVRHATATA, encoded by the coding sequence ATGCAGGCAAGCGAAGGCGACCGGCTGCTGGTCCACGGCCGGGTCGTCGGCCAGCACGACAAGGTCGCCGAGATCATCGAGGTACTCGGCGGCGACGGCGGCCCGCCGTTCCGTGTCCGCTTCGAGGACGGCCACGAGGCCATCGTGTCGCCGGGCCCCGACTGCGAGGTCCGGCACGCCACCGCCACGGCCTAG
- a CDS encoding 3-hydroxybutyryl-CoA dehydrogenase, translating to MTDIQRVGVVGCGQMGAGIAEVCARSGLDVMVAETTGEALEIGRTRLLNSLSKAAARGKITDEELAETQARLTFTTDLGEFADRDLVIEAVVENEQVKTEIFQVLDQVVTRPDAILASNTSSIPLVKLAVATSRPDQVIGIHFFNPAPVQKLVELIPALTTSEGTISRAQAMVEKILGKHAIRAQDRSGFVVNALLVPYLLSSIRMFESGIASREDIDNGMEMGCAHPMGPLKLSDLIGLDTIVSIADSMYAEYKEPLYAAPPLLQRMVDAGRLGRKTGSGFYTYS from the coding sequence TTGACTGACATCCAACGCGTCGGAGTGGTGGGCTGTGGCCAGATGGGCGCGGGGATCGCAGAGGTCTGCGCCCGCTCCGGTCTGGACGTGATGGTGGCCGAGACCACCGGCGAGGCTCTGGAGATCGGTCGGACCCGGCTGCTGAACTCGCTGTCGAAGGCGGCCGCGCGCGGCAAGATCACCGACGAGGAGCTCGCGGAGACGCAGGCCCGCCTCACGTTCACCACGGACCTCGGCGAGTTCGCCGACCGCGACCTCGTCATCGAGGCCGTCGTGGAGAACGAGCAGGTCAAGACGGAGATCTTCCAGGTCCTCGACCAGGTCGTGACCCGCCCCGACGCGATCCTCGCGTCGAACACCTCCTCCATCCCGCTGGTGAAGCTGGCCGTCGCGACGTCCCGCCCGGACCAGGTCATCGGCATCCACTTCTTCAACCCGGCCCCGGTGCAGAAGCTCGTCGAGCTGATCCCGGCGCTGACCACGTCCGAGGGCACGATCAGCCGCGCCCAGGCCATGGTGGAGAAGATCCTCGGCAAGCACGCGATCCGCGCCCAGGACCGCTCGGGCTTCGTCGTGAACGCGCTGCTCGTGCCGTACCTCCTCTCCTCGATCCGGATGTTCGAGTCCGGTATCGCCAGCCGCGAGGACATCGACAACGGCATGGAGATGGGCTGCGCCCACCCGATGGGCCCGCTCAAGCTCTCGGACCTGATCGGCCTCGACACGATCGTCTCGATCGCCGACTCGATGTACGCCGAGTACAAGGAGCCGCTGTACGCCGCTCCCCCGCTGCTGCAGCGGATGGTCGACGCGGGCCGGCTCGGCCGCAAGACGGGCTCGGGCTTCTACACGTACTCCTGA